The following proteins are encoded in a genomic region of Liolophura sinensis isolate JHLJ2023 chromosome 7, CUHK_Ljap_v2, whole genome shotgun sequence:
- the LOC135471291 gene encoding transmembrane protein 187-like, with translation MFKWFTSLLEKREMLLFKTFLQVTLVTGAVCSLVYFGFFDKVNVELGYKHYAEETILIQWLPALRHILRMPLNTLVCIGYLVVGIHWLIHTEDLVEEKSLMYTDGYVMTVFNWMSVFYGPLQCLRIVTQLHPFAVLDQWVTLPFFAWVVVWSVHCVRHNSQSWSTSIPVICVGLSLSSYCLTLVCNYGFEICLVIHIIASVVAGLRAYKRFSNDESRSSLLKAIFCCFGFVLLKVYDLEMKKLHWVFSTISGHFLSKICDIFQIHYVNSFFLNILITRYTTEKHKTLKKKTL, from the coding sequence atgtttaaatggtttacAAGTCTGCTTGAAAAAAGAGAAATGCTGTTGTTCAAAACATTCCTGCAGGTGACTCTAGTCACTGGTGCAGTGTGTTCACTAGTCTACTTTGGGTTTTTTGACAAAGTAAATGTTGAACTGGGATACAAGCATTATGCAGAGGAAACCATTCTTATACAATGGCTACCAGCTCTGAGACACATTTTGAGGATGCCTCTAAACACACTTGTGTGTATTGGATATCTTGTGGTTGGGATCCACTGGCTCATACATACAGAAGACTTGGTGGAGGAAAAATCCCTCATGTATACTGATGGCTATGTGATGACAGTCTTTAATTGGATGTCAGTGTTTTATGGCCCACTTCAGTGTCTGAGAATTGTGACACAGTTACATCCCTTTGCAGTCTTGGACCAGTGGGTGACCCTGCCTTTCTTTGCTTGGGTGGTGGTCTGGTCTGTTCATTGTGTCCGCCATAATAGTCAGTCATGGAGCACATCCATCCCAGTCATATGTGTAGGACTGTCCCTATCGAGCTACTGTTTGACATTGGTGTGTAACTATGGCTTTGAAATTTGCCTAGTCATTCATATTATTGCATCTGTTGTTGCTGGATTAAGAGCATACAAGAGGTTTTCAAATGATGAGAGTAGATCTAGTTTATTGAAGGCAATATTTTGTTGCTTCGGCTTTGTTTTGTTGAAGGTATATGATTTAGAGATGAAGAAACTTCATTGGGTTTTTTCAACAATCAGTGgacattttttgtcaaaaatttgtgatatttttcaaattcattATGTGAACTCTTTTttcttaaacattttaattaccaggtatacaacagaaaaacacaaaactttgaAGAAAAAGACCTTGTAG